The Synergistaceae bacterium genomic interval CTTCTATTATTTTTACGACAGCGCTTCCCACTATTACCCCGTCGGCTATGGCTGCGATCTTCGAGGCCTGCTCCGGCGTGCTGATCCCGAATCCGACTGCGGCCGGGATCGTACAGGATGTCCTTGCCAATTCGATTATCGACTTGAGATCTGTTTTAATTTCACTGCGTATCCCCGTTACGCCCATAGAGGAAACGATATACAGAAAGCCTTCGGCGTCCGAGGCTATCAGTCTTATCCTCTGATCCGAAGTCGGAGCGATGAGGGAAATGACGTCTATGTCATATCGCTGTGCCGGACGCCTCACCTCTTCCTTTTCCTCAAACGGGAGGTCAGGTATTATTATACCGTCTATGCCTGCCGTTTTACAGCGAGCGAAAAACGCGTCGTACCCGTATTTAAACACAGGGTTCAGATATGTCATGAACACAAGCGGGATGTCAGTTTTTTCCCGCAATGAGCAGACCATGTCAAAGATACCGTCAACCGTCGTCCCCGATGAAAGTGCGCGATTGTCGGCTTCCTGTATCACAGGGCCTTCCGCTATCGGATCTAAAAACGGGATCCCGATTTCCACCATATCAGCCCCACCGCGCACCATGTCAAATATAAAATCCTCTGTCTTCCGAAGCGAGGGGTCCCCTGCCGTTATAAACGGGATGAACGCCTTGCCGCCGCCGAAGGCATTTTTTATCCTACTCATGTATGTCAACTCCTCTGTAGCGCGCGATCGCCGCGACGTCTTTGTCTCCGCGTCCGGACAGGCAAATTATAACAATTTCGTCCTTATCCATTTTCGGCGCCGTTTTCATTACATGTGCGACAGCGTGGGCGCTCTCTATCGCGCATATGATCCCCTCCGTCTCTGCCAGATATTCAAATGCCCCGACAGCCTCGTCATCGGTCACGGCGACATACTCCGCCCTGCCTCTGTCGTAGAGGTCGGCATGTTCGGGACCTATCCCGGGGTAATCCAAACCCGCCGAGATAGAATATACCGGCGAGATCTGCCCCTGGTCGTTCTGGCAGAAGTAAGATTTCATGCCGTGAAAAACTCCGGGCGTCCCCGTTGTTATTGTCGCCGCGTGTCTTCCGGTATCGATACCGCGCCCTGCCGCCTCGCAGCCTATAAGCCTTACGGATCCATCTCCGATGAAGTTATAGAACATCCCCATCGCGTTGCTTCCGCCGCCGACACAGGCTACCACGGCATCAGGCAGTTTCCCCTCACATTCAAGGATCTGCGCACGCGCCTCTTTGCTTATAACGCTCTGAAAATCGCGGACGATCATAGGAAACGGGTGCGGTCCCATAACAGACCCAACCACATAATGCGTGTCCTCCACCCTTGAGACCCATTCTCTCATAGTCTCGTTGACCGCGTCCTTCAGAGTCATCGTCCCGCTCGTCACAGGGTGCACCTTGGCGCCGAGCAGCTCCATTCTGTAGACGTTCAGTGCCTGGCGCCCGGTATCCTCCTTGCCCATGAATATCTCGCATTCAAGGCCGAGCAGCGCCGCCGCGGTCGCGGCGGCAACTCCGTGCTGTCCGGCTCCGGTTTCCGCGATGATGCGCTTTTTGCCCATTTTTTTTGCCATAAGCGTCTGACCGAGAACGTTGTTTATCTTGTGCGACCCTGTATGGTTAAGATCTTCCCTCTTTAAGTATATTTTCGCGCCGCCAAGATCCTTCGACATTTTCTCTGCATAATACAGAAGGGACGGCCGTCCCGCGTAATTTTTCAAGAGCCTGTCCAGCTCCGCACAGAAATCAGGGTCATTTTTATAAAATCCATAAGACTTTTCAAGGTTGATCATCTCGTTCATAAGCGTCTCCGGAATGTACTGCCCTCCATGAACTCCATATCTGCCTCTGTTCATTTTATTCCCTCCTCGTGATCCCGTACTTCGCGTACTAATTTTAAAATTTTCTCCCTGTCTTTCCTTCCTCCGCTCTCCGCACCGCTGCTTACATCTATGCAGAAGGGCGAGAAAGAGAGCGCCTCTTTTATGTTCTGCCCATTGATGCCGCCGGCCATAAAAAACGGCCTTGTCTGATTTTTTAAAAACCGCCAGTCAAATTTTCCCCCGGTCCCCGCGCCGCCGTCATAAAGGATATAGTCGGCAGGACTGCTCTGTGCCCTGAATACATCTTTTTCCGTCCGGACACGGAATGATTTGATGACGGGGATGTCTGCTATGCCGCGCAGTTCTCTTATATATCCGTCATCCTCGTCTCCGTGCAGCTGGACTGTTTGGATTATGCCGTCCATATAAAGCCGCGCCACAACCTCGACTTTTTCATTTACAAAAACGCCTGCCGGCACGATATCCGCCCTCAATCCGCCGCGAAATCGCGCGGCCTCTTCGGCTGTCACTCTGCGGCGGCTTTCCGCAAACACAAACCCTATATAATCCGGACAGGCTTCGTTTACAAAATCAACATCACATGGACGGCACAGCCCGCATATTTTAATTTTAGGCACTAAATCACCCCCCTCAGGATCTCAAGTTCTTTTTTCTTATCCTCACTGCGCATCAAAGTTTCCCCGATAAGGACGGCGTCCGCTCCGCCGGCCCGTAAAGCCTCTACGTCAGACGCTGTTCTGATGCCGCTCTCCGCGACAAAAATTATATTTTCCGGCACAAATTCCCTCAGCCTCAGGCTCGTTGATATATCAATTTCAAATGTCCTCAGGTCGCGGTTGTTCACGCCGATGATCCGCGCTCCGGCATTTACGGCGGAAGATATTTCGGTTTTGTCA includes:
- the trpB gene encoding tryptophan synthase subunit beta, which produces MNRGRYGVHGGQYIPETLMNEMINLEKSYGFYKNDPDFCAELDRLLKNYAGRPSLLYYAEKMSKDLGGAKIYLKREDLNHTGSHKINNVLGQTLMAKKMGKKRIIAETGAGQHGVAAATAAALLGLECEIFMGKEDTGRQALNVYRMELLGAKVHPVTSGTMTLKDAVNETMREWVSRVEDTHYVVGSVMGPHPFPMIVRDFQSVISKEARAQILECEGKLPDAVVACVGGGSNAMGMFYNFIGDGSVRLIGCEAAGRGIDTGRHAATITTGTPGVFHGMKSYFCQNDQGQISPVYSISAGLDYPGIGPEHADLYDRGRAEYVAVTDDEAVGAFEYLAETEGIICAIESAHAVAHVMKTAPKMDKDEIVIICLSGRGDKDVAAIARYRGVDIHE
- a CDS encoding phosphoribosylanthranilate isomerase, with the translated sequence MPKIKICGLCRPCDVDFVNEACPDYIGFVFAESRRRVTAEEAARFRGGLRADIVPAGVFVNEKVEVVARLYMDGIIQTVQLHGDEDDGYIRELRGIADIPVIKSFRVRTEKDVFRAQSSPADYILYDGGAGTGGKFDWRFLKNQTRPFFMAGGINGQNIKEALSFSPFCIDVSSGAESGGRKDREKILKLVREVRDHEEGIK
- the trpA gene encoding tryptophan synthase subunit alpha; translation: MSRIKNAFGGGKAFIPFITAGDPSLRKTEDFIFDMVRGGADMVEIGIPFLDPIAEGPVIQEADNRALSSGTTVDGIFDMVCSLREKTDIPLVFMTYLNPVFKYGYDAFFARCKTAGIDGIIIPDLPFEEKEEVRRPAQRYDIDVISLIAPTSDQRIRLIASDAEGFLYIVSSMGVTGIRSEIKTDLKSIIELARTSCTIPAAVGFGISTPEQASKIAAIADGVIVGSAVVKIIEEHGADAGQYIYEYVRAMKDAIADI